The proteins below come from a single Eucalyptus grandis isolate ANBG69807.140 chromosome 3, ASM1654582v1, whole genome shotgun sequence genomic window:
- the LOC104436152 gene encoding uncharacterized protein LOC104436152 has translation MPPYRPIAATAMDLDSPTSLRQMFKSSLRQLPCCFHMRHCPREDGDDPLPSYRDAPSPLLGRLSLLSPRPLNAQEMPEFKDKAKNHPRSRVGRHKRRHSSVDLRYDALSYSMNFDEGGVVDEGKVDDELPSRNFISRLPATPERTTHAITCEKGRRVL, from the coding sequence ATGCCTCCGTACCGCCCCATCGCGGCCACCGCCATGGACTTAGACAGCCCCACCTCTCTCCGGCAGATGTTCAAGTCCTCCCTCCGCCAGCTCCCGTGTTGCTTCCACATGCGCCATTGCCCCAGAGAGGACGGCGACGATCCTTTGCCCTCCTACCGCGACGCCCCGTCTCCTCTGCTTGGGAGGTTGTCCCTTTTGTCGCCGAGACCGCTGAATGCCCAGGAGATGCCTGAATTCAAGGACAAGGCCAAGAATCACCCCAGGTCGCGTGTCGGGAGGCACAAGAGGCGGCACTCGTCCGTGGATCTCCGTTACGACGCGCTGAGTTACTCCATGAATTTCGATGAAGGCGGCGTCGTCGACGAGGGTAAAGTAGACGACGAGCTGCCGTCGAGGAACTTCATCTCCAGGTTGCCGGCGACGCCGGAAAGAACGACGCATGCGATTACATGTGAGAAAGGGCGTCGTGTGCTTTGA